From the Halalkalicoccus sp. CGA53 genome, one window contains:
- a CDS encoding S8 family peptidase yields the protein MTRNSYDVRGETIALEEESGVLAVRLAERRERTSDNMDEIVEELDLGTPVMSAAVARGVDPFAEAGWVFVRPSERVRRAVETNEAPDGTEFVGRVYRDGEGRPLVDTHHLTVKLDPEFDPDEAMAMLDDLEVTYVRTLGFAPNLFEVLVSESKGSLEAAARVSEAPEVVYAEPVFVEHVESRSMTALEPRVDRLPNDPRYGEQWQWPILDAPMAWSETRGTDTTIAVIDNGFDVNHEDLSDALTEATGYYSRGGIASDRFVRGTDNYPDANHGTMCAGMASAAGDNARGVCGAAWEASLTLVACLSDQVGTQTTLALSVAYAANPELENEATNAGLDASDGADVVVCSLGPSTGASWTMHSVLMDAIDSVVERGRGGLGAPVFWAVSNGNVPIEGPGGTDQVAAHANTIAVGRSNESDSEDGSAYGAALDLLAPGTRVLSTGSDDRYQIGTGTSYAAPCAAGVAALVIDADPDLGWEDVLWTMIDTCDDIGNVGEGHHDRYGFGRINAGAAVEEVVGGQVASRPSIVGPSTADAGADPPRFRVDLAGFTHYQVEFATRPELFHGENHGDERRSSNFFPMYGQESVVRQTLAEYVPSRAVWERLRKDGTSRIHYRVFTAYGETGWHHWDASIYDEEYAEAPSVRIVDEESRNGDGEAPLIEASVGAGGENRFEDVRALRDRLRALGFDWLETGSRVDAELRRTINLVQSIVAGRRQVRGDGRVDVPGPTYAWLTSANPPRWQRMPVGSRDGPEGFYNVEVAEQHWDDHEYGTSWLAATLESAGRRYQESYRSRVDRAAPITVNDASPRRGGDTPDHSGHETGLCVDLRLPRTDGTAPGMTTFRHPHYDREAMRAMVRAISEEPLLHRVLFNDPELIAEGLSTRAPGHDNHVHVEISPPERHGDGREVTEPVELEKGEVVSP from the coding sequence ATGACACGAAACAGCTACGACGTACGAGGGGAAACGATAGCCCTCGAGGAGGAATCGGGCGTCCTCGCGGTCAGACTCGCCGAGCGACGTGAACGGACGAGCGACAACATGGACGAGATCGTCGAGGAACTGGATCTGGGCACACCGGTGATGAGCGCTGCCGTGGCCCGTGGCGTCGATCCGTTCGCCGAGGCTGGCTGGGTGTTCGTCCGGCCGTCGGAGCGCGTTCGTCGTGCGGTCGAGACGAACGAGGCCCCGGACGGTACGGAGTTCGTCGGTCGAGTCTACCGCGACGGCGAGGGCCGGCCACTCGTCGACACTCACCATCTGACCGTCAAACTCGACCCGGAGTTCGACCCCGACGAGGCGATGGCGATGCTCGACGATCTCGAGGTGACGTACGTCCGCACACTCGGGTTCGCCCCGAACCTCTTCGAGGTCCTCGTCTCCGAATCGAAGGGATCACTGGAGGCAGCAGCGCGCGTATCCGAGGCTCCAGAGGTCGTCTACGCCGAACCCGTGTTCGTCGAACACGTCGAGTCGCGGTCGATGACCGCACTCGAGCCGCGGGTCGACCGGTTGCCGAACGATCCGCGATACGGTGAACAATGGCAGTGGCCGATCCTCGACGCGCCGATGGCGTGGAGTGAGACCCGTGGGACGGACACGACGATAGCTGTCATCGACAACGGCTTCGACGTCAACCACGAGGACCTCAGCGACGCACTTACCGAGGCGACGGGGTATTACAGTCGAGGTGGGATCGCGAGTGACCGGTTCGTTCGCGGAACCGACAACTACCCGGACGCGAACCACGGGACGATGTGCGCGGGGATGGCGAGTGCCGCCGGCGATAACGCCCGTGGCGTCTGCGGAGCTGCCTGGGAGGCGTCGCTTACGCTGGTCGCCTGTCTCTCCGACCAGGTCGGTACGCAGACCACCCTCGCGCTCTCGGTCGCATACGCCGCGAACCCGGAGCTGGAGAACGAGGCGACAAACGCGGGACTCGATGCGAGCGACGGTGCGGATGTAGTCGTCTGCAGCCTCGGTCCGAGCACCGGTGCCTCCTGGACAATGCACTCGGTCCTGATGGATGCGATCGACTCGGTCGTCGAACGAGGCCGTGGGGGACTCGGTGCGCCGGTCTTCTGGGCGGTGAGCAACGGCAACGTCCCAATCGAGGGCCCCGGTGGAACGGATCAGGTCGCCGCTCACGCGAACACGATCGCCGTGGGTCGATCGAACGAGAGCGACTCAGAGGACGGCTCAGCGTACGGAGCGGCGCTGGACCTTCTGGCACCCGGAACACGCGTCCTCAGCACGGGGTCGGACGACCGGTACCAGATCGGTACAGGGACGAGCTACGCGGCGCCCTGTGCGGCCGGCGTCGCCGCGCTCGTCATAGACGCCGACCCTGATCTCGGGTGGGAGGACGTGCTGTGGACGATGATCGACACCTGTGACGACATCGGCAACGTGGGGGAGGGCCACCACGACCGCTACGGGTTCGGCCGGATCAACGCGGGCGCCGCGGTCGAGGAGGTGGTGGGCGGGCAGGTCGCTTCGCGCCCATCGATCGTCGGACCATCGACTGCCGATGCCGGCGCAGATCCGCCGCGGTTCCGGGTCGACCTCGCGGGGTTCACTCACTACCAGGTGGAGTTTGCGACTCGCCCCGAGCTGTTTCACGGGGAGAATCACGGCGACGAACGCCGATCGTCGAACTTCTTCCCGATGTACGGCCAGGAATCGGTGGTCCGGCAGACGCTCGCCGAATACGTTCCGTCGAGAGCGGTCTGGGAGCGGTTGCGCAAGGACGGCACCTCGCGGATTCACTACCGCGTGTTCACCGCCTACGGCGAGACAGGCTGGCATCACTGGGACGCCTCCATTTATGACGAGGAGTACGCTGAAGCGCCGTCGGTCAGGATCGTCGACGAGGAGTCCAGAAACGGCGACGGAGAGGCACCTCTGATCGAAGCCAGCGTCGGCGCTGGCGGCGAGAACCGTTTCGAAGATGTCCGGGCACTACGCGATCGGTTGCGCGCGCTCGGCTTCGACTGGCTCGAGACGGGTAGCCGTGTCGACGCCGAGCTCAGGCGCACGATCAACCTCGTCCAGTCGATCGTTGCGGGGCGACGGCAGGTACGAGGCGACGGCCGCGTGGACGTCCCCGGACCGACGTACGCCTGGCTCACGAGCGCGAACCCGCCGCGGTGGCAGCGGATGCCTGTCGGCTCCCGGGACGGCCCGGAGGGCTTCTACAACGTGGAGGTGGCCGAACAGCACTGGGACGACCACGAGTACGGGACGAGCTGGTTAGCGGCGACACTCGAGTCGGCCGGTCGCCGCTATCAGGAGAGCTACCGATCGCGGGTCGACCGGGCTGCACCGATTACGGTAAACGACGCGAGCCCCCGTCGAGGCGGGGATACGCCCGATCACAGCGGCCACGAGACCGGCCTCTGTGTCGACCTCCGGCTGCCAAGGACGGACGGTACCGCTCCGGGTATGACCACGTTCCGCCACCCCCACTACGATCGTGAGGCCATGCGAGCGATGGTGCGGGCGATCTCCGAGGAACCACTGCTCCATCGGGTGCTGTTCAACGACCCAGAGCTAATTGCCGAGGGGCTGTCCACTAGGGCACCGGGTCACGACAACCACGTCCACGTCGAGATCAGTCCACCGGAACGACACGGAGACGGCCGCGAGGTAACGGAGCCAGTTGAGCTCGAGAAAGGGGAGGTGGTGAGCCCATAA
- a CDS encoding tyrosinase family protein: protein MTNRKNVRELTRVEKEDFIRAVWALKESGEYAKYVRWHVEGVMNPTLAPGETVPPGTSGANFRNSAHRGPAFLPWHREFLRRFEQDLQSEVPGVMLPYWDWTEDVELSDPASNTFGWSQDLEELIGGDGDPEDNDYVNTGPFAYRPSESDERSWTIIDHDINEIDEGLRRTLGRDRFFERTDVDPLLPSPGSVRGDSSNPGLLEIVPYDRSKRREPDPFQWNASSYPSFRNVLEGFRDEYGDPTPAFHNLVHIWVGGSMSDHTSPNDPVFFLHHCFVDKLWAQWQRKHPRKGYVPASGDDVPPGHGLNDPMRPWNTPADTVTPSNVLDHRSLGYRYTSRRFV from the coding sequence GTGACCAACAGGAAGAACGTTCGAGAACTCACGAGAGTTGAGAAGGAGGACTTCATCCGTGCAGTGTGGGCGTTGAAGGAGAGCGGTGAATACGCCAAGTACGTCCGATGGCACGTAGAAGGGGTGATGAATCCAACCCTGGCACCAGGCGAAACGGTTCCTCCTGGCACCTCCGGAGCAAACTTCCGAAACAGTGCTCACAGGGGGCCCGCGTTTTTACCCTGGCATCGGGAGTTTCTTCGACGATTCGAACAGGACCTCCAATCCGAGGTCCCGGGGGTGATGCTGCCGTACTGGGACTGGACGGAAGACGTTGAGTTGAGTGATCCGGCTAGTAACACGTTCGGCTGGTCGCAGGATCTCGAAGAGCTTATCGGAGGAGACGGCGACCCGGAGGACAACGATTACGTGAACACGGGACCGTTCGCGTATCGTCCGTCCGAGTCGGACGAACGGAGCTGGACGATAATCGACCACGACATCAACGAGATCGACGAGGGTCTGCGACGCACGCTCGGCCGGGATCGATTCTTCGAGCGGACCGACGTCGATCCGCTCTTGCCCTCCCCGGGATCAGTCCGCGGTGATTCCTCGAACCCGGGCCTGCTCGAGATCGTTCCATACGACCGATCGAAACGGCGCGAGCCCGATCCGTTTCAGTGGAACGCGTCGTCGTATCCTAGCTTCCGGAATGTGCTGGAAGGATTCCGGGATGAATACGGCGATCCCACACCCGCGTTCCACAACCTAGTACACATCTGGGTCGGTGGCTCCATGTCGGACCATACCTCACCGAACGACCCAGTCTTCTTCCTCCACCACTGTTTCGTGGACAAACTCTGGGCGCAGTGGCAACGAAAGCACCCGAGGAAAGGGTACGTACCCGCCAGCGGTGATGATGTCCCGCCGGGTCACGGATTGAACGATCCAATGCGACCGTGGAATACCCCCGCCGATACAGTCACGCCGTCCAACGTCCTCGATCATCGTTCTTTGGGCTATAGGTATACGAGTCGCAGATTCGTTTGA
- a CDS encoding helix-turn-helix domain-containing protein — MSVVAEFTVPAEALPGGDALVEMPDVRIEIERIVPTQEAALPFFWVWGEQPERFMERAGMEPNVADVDLLERFDGGALFRAEWSPEAELIEGIKRLNATIIEATGTSDHWRFEVRTQDPEAFTSFQEVFEQQGISVHLQRLYDLAELVEGDTQPVTPKQRETLLTAYREGYYDNPREISQAELGAHFGISNRAVSDRLRRGTRNLIAMRLFESSDI, encoded by the coding sequence ATGAGCGTTGTCGCTGAGTTCACGGTTCCGGCAGAGGCGCTACCTGGCGGAGACGCTCTCGTCGAGATGCCAGACGTTCGCATCGAGATCGAACGGATCGTCCCCACACAGGAAGCAGCGTTGCCGTTCTTCTGGGTGTGGGGGGAGCAACCGGAACGGTTCATGGAGCGTGCCGGAATGGAGCCGAACGTAGCAGACGTCGACCTACTCGAACGTTTTGACGGAGGTGCGTTGTTTCGTGCAGAGTGGTCACCGGAAGCGGAGCTCATCGAGGGTATCAAACGCCTGAATGCGACCATCATCGAGGCAACCGGTACGTCCGACCACTGGCGCTTCGAGGTTCGGACACAAGACCCCGAGGCGTTCACGTCGTTCCAGGAGGTGTTCGAGCAGCAGGGGATCTCCGTTCACCTGCAGCGTCTCTACGACCTTGCCGAGTTGGTCGAAGGGGACACCCAACCGGTAACACCGAAACAGCGCGAAACGTTGCTCACAGCCTATCGAGAAGGCTACTACGACAACCCACGGGAGATATCCCAAGCGGAGTTGGGCGCACACTTCGGGATCTCCAACCGTGCCGTTTCGGACCGGCTTCGGCGGGGGACGCGGAACCTCATCGCCATGCGTCTGTTCGAGTCCAGCGATATATAG